AAGGCTGTTGGCGAGTTCCTCCTGTTCGGTGTAGACGACGAGGCGGTCCCTTATGTCCTCCGACGCTTCAGCGCTCTTGTTTTCCTGCGGCTCGTCCGGAAATAGTTTGCGTGTCAAGGCTGATCCACCGCGCTCCCTAGAACCTCCGCCGCATCGAGAGTGACGGGCACCGCCGTGCTCGAGGCGTCTCTTTTGCCGGTGAGGCTTCGTGAGGTGACAGTAACGAGCTTCTGGTAGCTGTCCGGCATGATGATCTTTGCTGCCAGGAGCCCCATGGGGTTCACTTTGAAAAAAGCCGGCATGCGCAGGACCTTGCAGCCGCGGCTCACCTTGGAATCATCAATGGACGGTCGCCCGCAGGGGAGACCGATGTAATAGTACCTGGCATCTGTCTGTGCCGCACCTTCCCTGTGCAGGTGCAAAAGGAAATCGGTCACGTTGAGGTTGAGGCTGTGGGTGTCGGAGAAGAGGGTGGAGCCGAAGATCACATCCTCGACACGGTACGATATCTCCACCGCGCGCAGGCGCCCCTGATGGTAGGCTCCGATTTTCACGACCTTGTCGCTGCCGTACACCCCTTCGGACCAGGCGCGGAACATCTCCCTTTCGACGCGCTCCTGCTTGTAAGCGTACTTCGTCCTGTCGTAGAAGGAGAGATAGACCTCGTAGGCGGTCTCCGCGAACTCGTCCAGATCCATTATCTCCCGTGCGGTGAAATTTTTCATCCCCTGTGTTGCGGCTCTTCTTCTTTTCGAACTGACGGCGGCGAGGGAGTAGGACCCGAGATCATCGTAGAGGAAGAAGCTCATGGTGGAATTGGACCAGCCGTGCTGCGGCACGACATGCATGAAGCCGCCGGCGATGCACCTGGAGGGGTAGCGTTGCGACCACGGCTTTATCTCCGTGAACGGGAAGAGGGGGCGGAAGAAAAACGGGCGCGCCTCGATCCACCACGTTCCGTCTATCTTCAGCACCTTCTTGCCGACGCCGCGCTGGTAGCTCGCGTATTCGTCGATGGTCATCCGTTGCCACTGCATGAAGCCCCCCGTGAAAGATGAGGCCGGTGTAACCATTGCTAGTCTACCCGAGGGCTAGGGGGTGTCCACCGGATCGGCGCCAATAGTGGTGATATTCTTAACCAGAGGAAAAAAAGTGGGCAGCGGCAATAGAAGAGGCGGCCGAGTGGCCGCCTCCGTTGTGATTTTTGCCTTGTTGGGGGTATCCCCGACTGTTACTTTTTGTGGCACTCACCGCACTTCGTCGGGCCGGCGCCCTTGTCGGCGTGGCACCCTTTGCACGTCTTGTGCGCCCAGTCCTTCCCGAACCCTTCGATCTTGCCGGGGCCCTTCTCGTGGCAGGCCTTACAGTCCTTCACTGCCTCCTGGTGCTTTTTGTGGTTGAAGCTCACATCACCGTTTTTGGCGGGGAAGGTCATGGTGTCTGCTGCCATTGCGAAACCTGCGCTTAACGCGACGAGTGCTGCTGCGACTATGAATTTTCTCACGGGTCTGCTCCTTTCTTTTTACGGTTAATTTTTACCACGGCTGTGGTATGAAATAGCATGACACTGGGGTCGCTGCTATCGACATCTATCTCATTTCGACCCGATGTCGGGTCGACTTTCGCTGGTCCGGAGTAGATCCGGGTCCGGCAAAACCAATGATATCAGGTAATTCGACAGCAGCATCAAACACCATGGAAAAATCTCCCGAAAAAACCGAAAAGGGGGCTCAGCCGAGTATCGCCATCGACGGGAACAGGCTGAAGCAGGTCCGCGAGACGAAAAAGCTCACCCAGCTCTATGTCGCGAGCGTGG
The DNA window shown above is from Geomonas sp. RF6 and carries:
- a CDS encoding cytochrome c7, whose amino-acid sequence is MRKFIVAAALVALSAGFAMAADTMTFPAKNGDVSFNHKKHQEAVKDCKACHEKGPGKIEGFGKDWAHKTCKGCHADKGAGPTKCGECHKK